From Lycorma delicatula isolate Av1 chromosome 13, ASM4794821v1, whole genome shotgun sequence, a single genomic window includes:
- the LOC142333599 gene encoding uncharacterized protein LOC142333599, whose protein sequence is MHAHRLSFAASRFTATGEELLDISIGDIEKDLLAIEDTDLVKSENLKVDNEMVTVKGSTKRCKRSINNFMRDGIIKKNFSECKCAYGDVTTEVENISSKNKLPIQK, encoded by the exons ATGCATGCGCACAGGTTATCCTTTGCAG caagcaGATTTACTGCAACTGGAGAGGAACTGCTTGATATTAGTATTGGTGATATAGAAAAAGATCTCTTAGCAATTGAAGATACCgacttagttaaatcagaaaatttaaaagttgataatGAAATG gttactgTCAAGGGAAGTACCAAGCGTTGCAAGagatccataaataattttatgcgtgatggaattataaaaaaaaatttcagtgaatGTAAGTGTGCATATGGTGATGTAACAACAGAAGTCGAAAATATAAGTAGTAAAAACAAGTTACCTATTCAGAAATGA